The Bos javanicus breed banteng chromosome 21, ARS-OSU_banteng_1.0, whole genome shotgun sequence genome includes a region encoding these proteins:
- the LOC133234628 gene encoding tumor necrosis factor alpha-induced protein 2-like isoform X2, with protein MCACVCVCVCVFTCVCVPGTCQPLSAPRDGGGGALPSVCSSVQQTPCVPPELGSQAPPLPGHPLPPVPPPALPPWAQLGFAIAHISWGSFVDGVSSLALSLWLLDEAGGERVRGPACPRQDAQLQGQETQPAGPRQPGRQEGPGVPLTPPGHVPSVALCPAWGQPCSRVFGSQLLSPAAGEPAWSSLRLGPLLCDRRCWEAVPSRSGAQGVPREVAPDMEEEEAGKKKKSKGLATVFSVFTKRRKKKGKPSLAETEGESESSLQPPAQLPTVEELEANVERGRLEAAGPLQALELELQEAAAAVRASEEELVRRQSKVEALYAQLRDQVLGQLRRPLEAEPERLRQALAVLAEQERQDRVEAAAVGPPGCPGLAATWPRGWLQLWRDGVAQAAAERLSRRPAADAEGRTEAERTFLHMGRTMKEDLEAVVERLKPLFPADIRVVAAYAESYHAEFASQLAALTQFELCPRDTYMLLLWVQNLYPNDILNSPKLAPELQGVRLGTLLPPTQIRLLEARFLSNEVTRVRELMARALELESKSWTKDEAPLRLNSRCFSELAIHIIQIISQGQAKAESITLDLGAQIKPLLLEELARFLRSYQRAFDGFLERCRQLRNYRANVIANINNCLPFRTSLEQQWQTPPDLRSSLLRPLNELKSHGFDTLLQSLFGDLKPLFKRFTQTRWAAPQQTLEEIVSAVAERMPEFSELQDCFREELLEAVHLHLVKEYIARLCKRRLVLKTAEQQQQLAGHVQANAQLIQQFCTQNGSPATWLHDALPRLAEIIRLQDPSAIKIEVASYATLYPDFSKGHLSAILTIKGNLSSSDAKSIRSILDINTGAHEPSKALFSLIKAWLRSWPLSRWNWNSCVLMTPPVGQEPWRGSSVDESGACTP; from the exons atgtgtgcgtgtgtgtgtgtatgtgtgtgtgtgttcacgtgtgtgtgtgttcctggaaCGTGCCAGCCCTTGTCAGCGCccagggatggtggtggtggggcccTGCCCAGTGTCTGTTCCTCTGTGCAGCAGACACCCTGCGTGCCCCCAGAGCTCGGGTCCCAGGCCCCACCTCTGCCTGGCCACCCCCTTCCCCCTGTGCCGCCCCCTGCTCTTCCCCCTTGGGCTCAGCTTGGCTTTGCCATTGCCCACATTTCCTGGGGCTCCTTTGTGGACGGAGTGTCATCTCTTGCACTGAGCCTGTGGCTCCTTGATGAGGCTGGGGGTGAGAGGGTGCGGGGGCCAGCCTGCCCAAGGCAGGATGCTCAGCTTCAAGGACAGGAAACCCAACCTGCTGGCCCAAGACAGCCTGGGCGACAGGAGGGACCTGGTGTCCCCCTCACTCCACCTGGGCATGTTCCCTCTGTGGCCCTTTGCCCAGCCTGGGGCCAACCCTGCTCAAGGGTGTTTGGGTCTCAGCTGCTCTCTCCCGCAGCAGGTGAGCCGGCCTGGTCCTCTCTGAGGCTGGGTCCCCTCCTCTGTGACAGGAGATGCTGGGAGGCTGTGCCCAGCAGGAGCGGAGCTCAGGG ggtcCCCAGGGAGGTGGCCCCGGACATGGAGGAAGAAGAGGCCGGCAAGAAGAAGAAGTCGAAAGGCCTGGCCACAGTGTTCAGCGTCTTCACCAAACGCAGGAAGAAGAAGGGTAAGCCCAGCTTAGCAGAGACTGAGGGCGAGTCTGAATCCAGTCTGCagccgcctgctcagctgcccacAG TGGAGGAGCTCGAGGCCAACGTGGAGCGCGGGCGGCTGGAGGCAGCGGGGCCACTGCAGGCGCTGGAGCTGGAGCTGCAGGAGGCCGCCGCGGCAGTCCGCGCGAGCGAGGAGGAGCTGGTGCGGCGCCAGAGCAAGGTGGAGGCGCTCTACGCGCAGCTGCGCGACCAGGTGCTAGGGCAGCTGCGCCGGCCGCTGGAAGCGGAGCCCGAGCGGCTGCGCCAGGCGCTGGCCGTGCTGGCCGAGCAGGAGCGCCAGGACCGCGTGGAGGCGGCGGCGGTGGGGCCCCCGGGGTGCCCGGGGCTGGCGGCCACGTGGCCCCGGGGCTGGCTGCAGCTGTGGCGGGACGGCGTGGCGCAGGCAGCCGCGGAGCGCCTGAGCCGGCGGCCGGCCGCGGACGCCGAGGGCCGCACGGAGGCCGAGCGCACCTTCCTGCACATGGGCCGCACCATGAAGGAGGACCTGGAGGCCGTGGTGGAGCGCCTCAAGCCGCTCTTCCCCGCAGACATCCGCGTGGTGGCCGCCTACGCCGAGAGCTACCACGCGGAATTCGCGTCCCAGCTGGCAGCCCTGACGCAGTTTGAGCTGTGCCCGCGAGACACCTACATGCTGCTGTTATGGGTGCAGAACCTCTATCCCAA CGACATCCTCAACAGCCCCAAGCTGGCGCCTGAGCTGCAGGGAGTCAGACTGGggaccctcctgcccccaacccagaTCCGGCTGCTGGAGGCCAGGTTCCTCTCCAACGAGGTG ACCAGAGTGAGGGAGCTGATGGCCCGAGCTCTGGAGCTGGAGTCCAAGAGCTGGACCAAGGATGAGGCCCCACTGAGGCTGAACAGCCGCTGCTTCAGTGAGCTGGCCATCCACATCATCCAG ATCATCTCCCAGGGCCAGGCCAAGGCTGAGAGCATCACCCTGGACCTGGGCGCGCAGATAAAGCCCTTGCTGTTGGAAGAGCTGGCCAGGTTCCTCAGGAG CTACCAGCGCGCCTTTGATGGATTTCTGGAGCGATGCAGACAGCTGCGCAATTACAGGGCCAATGTCATCGCTAACATCAACAACTGCCTCCCTTTCCG GACGTCCCTGGAGCAGCAGTGGCAGACACCGCCAGACCTCCGGAGCTCCCTGCTGAGGCCCCTGAATGAGCTCAAGAGCCATGGCTTTGATACCCTGCTCCAGAGCCTGTTTGGGGACCTGAAG CCGCTGTTCAAGAGGTTCACGCAGACCCGCTGGGCTGCCCCCCAGCAGACCCTGGAGGAAATTGTCTCCGCCGTGGCCGAGAGGATGCCTGAGTTCTCAGAGCTGCAGGACTGCTTCCGGGAG GAGCTCCTGGAGGCGGTCCACCTGCACCTGGTGAAGGAGTACATCGCCCGCCTCTGCAAGCGGCGCCTGGTCCTCAAGAcggcagagcagcagcagcagctggcggGGCACGTCCAGGCCAACGCCCAGCTCATCCAGCAGTTCTGCACCCAGAAT GGCTCCCCAGCCACCTGGCTGCACGACGCCCTCCCCAGGCTCGCAGAGATCATTCGCCTGCAAGACCCCAGTGCCATCAAGATTGAGGTGGCCAGCTACGCCACCTTGTACCCTGACTTCAG
- the LOC133234628 gene encoding tumor necrosis factor alpha-induced protein 2-like isoform X3, with the protein MCACVCVCVCVFTCVCVPGTCQPLSAPRDGGGGALPSVCSSVQQTPCVPPELGSQAPPLPGHPLPPVPPPALPPWAQLGFAIAHISWGSFVDGVSSLALSLWLLDEAGGERVRGPACPRQDAQLQGQETQPAGPRQPGRQEGPGVPLTPPGHVPSVALCPAWGQPCSRVFGSQLLSPAAGEPAWSSLRLGPLLCDRRCWEAVPSRSGAQGVPREVAPDMEEEEAGKKKKSKGLATVFSVFTKRRKKKGKPSLAETEGESESSLQPPAQLPTVEELEANVERGRLEAAGPLQALELELQEAAAAVRASEEELVRRQSKVEALYAQLRDQVLGQLRRPLEAEPERLRQALAVLAEQERQDRVEAAAVGPPGCPGLAATWPRGWLQLWRDGVAQAAAERLSRRPAADAEGRTEAERTFLHMGRTMKEDLEAVVERLKPLFPADIRVVAAYAESYHAEFASQLAALTQFELCPRDTYMLLLWVQNLYPNDILNSPKLAPELQGVRLGTLLPPTQIRLLEARFLSNEVTRVRELMARALELESKSWTKDEAPLRLNSRCFSELAIHIIQIISQGQAKAESITLDLGAQIKPLLLEELARFLRSYQRAFDGFLERCRQLRNYRANVIANINNCLPFRTSLEQQWQTPPDLRSSLLRPLNELKSHGFDTLLQSLFGDLKPLFKRFTQTRWAAPQQTLEEIVSAVAERMPEFSELQDCFREELLEAVHLHLVKEYIARLCKRRLVLKTAEQQQQLAGHVQANAQLIQQFCTQNGSPATWLHDALPRLAEIIRLQDPSAIKIEVASYATLYPDFRRAWRSWGTTPCWARQTSTSVTAPRGPSRCPAFCCRFCLGLAEELAPEPLELEQLCPDDPSCGAGAVEGKLCG; encoded by the exons atgtgtgcgtgtgtgtgtgtatgtgtgtgtgtgttcacgtgtgtgtgtgttcctggaaCGTGCCAGCCCTTGTCAGCGCccagggatggtggtggtggggcccTGCCCAGTGTCTGTTCCTCTGTGCAGCAGACACCCTGCGTGCCCCCAGAGCTCGGGTCCCAGGCCCCACCTCTGCCTGGCCACCCCCTTCCCCCTGTGCCGCCCCCTGCTCTTCCCCCTTGGGCTCAGCTTGGCTTTGCCATTGCCCACATTTCCTGGGGCTCCTTTGTGGACGGAGTGTCATCTCTTGCACTGAGCCTGTGGCTCCTTGATGAGGCTGGGGGTGAGAGGGTGCGGGGGCCAGCCTGCCCAAGGCAGGATGCTCAGCTTCAAGGACAGGAAACCCAACCTGCTGGCCCAAGACAGCCTGGGCGACAGGAGGGACCTGGTGTCCCCCTCACTCCACCTGGGCATGTTCCCTCTGTGGCCCTTTGCCCAGCCTGGGGCCAACCCTGCTCAAGGGTGTTTGGGTCTCAGCTGCTCTCTCCCGCAGCAGGTGAGCCGGCCTGGTCCTCTCTGAGGCTGGGTCCCCTCCTCTGTGACAGGAGATGCTGGGAGGCTGTGCCCAGCAGGAGCGGAGCTCAGGG ggtcCCCAGGGAGGTGGCCCCGGACATGGAGGAAGAAGAGGCCGGCAAGAAGAAGAAGTCGAAAGGCCTGGCCACAGTGTTCAGCGTCTTCACCAAACGCAGGAAGAAGAAGGGTAAGCCCAGCTTAGCAGAGACTGAGGGCGAGTCTGAATCCAGTCTGCagccgcctgctcagctgcccacAG TGGAGGAGCTCGAGGCCAACGTGGAGCGCGGGCGGCTGGAGGCAGCGGGGCCACTGCAGGCGCTGGAGCTGGAGCTGCAGGAGGCCGCCGCGGCAGTCCGCGCGAGCGAGGAGGAGCTGGTGCGGCGCCAGAGCAAGGTGGAGGCGCTCTACGCGCAGCTGCGCGACCAGGTGCTAGGGCAGCTGCGCCGGCCGCTGGAAGCGGAGCCCGAGCGGCTGCGCCAGGCGCTGGCCGTGCTGGCCGAGCAGGAGCGCCAGGACCGCGTGGAGGCGGCGGCGGTGGGGCCCCCGGGGTGCCCGGGGCTGGCGGCCACGTGGCCCCGGGGCTGGCTGCAGCTGTGGCGGGACGGCGTGGCGCAGGCAGCCGCGGAGCGCCTGAGCCGGCGGCCGGCCGCGGACGCCGAGGGCCGCACGGAGGCCGAGCGCACCTTCCTGCACATGGGCCGCACCATGAAGGAGGACCTGGAGGCCGTGGTGGAGCGCCTCAAGCCGCTCTTCCCCGCAGACATCCGCGTGGTGGCCGCCTACGCCGAGAGCTACCACGCGGAATTCGCGTCCCAGCTGGCAGCCCTGACGCAGTTTGAGCTGTGCCCGCGAGACACCTACATGCTGCTGTTATGGGTGCAGAACCTCTATCCCAA CGACATCCTCAACAGCCCCAAGCTGGCGCCTGAGCTGCAGGGAGTCAGACTGGggaccctcctgcccccaacccagaTCCGGCTGCTGGAGGCCAGGTTCCTCTCCAACGAGGTG ACCAGAGTGAGGGAGCTGATGGCCCGAGCTCTGGAGCTGGAGTCCAAGAGCTGGACCAAGGATGAGGCCCCACTGAGGCTGAACAGCCGCTGCTTCAGTGAGCTGGCCATCCACATCATCCAG ATCATCTCCCAGGGCCAGGCCAAGGCTGAGAGCATCACCCTGGACCTGGGCGCGCAGATAAAGCCCTTGCTGTTGGAAGAGCTGGCCAGGTTCCTCAGGAG CTACCAGCGCGCCTTTGATGGATTTCTGGAGCGATGCAGACAGCTGCGCAATTACAGGGCCAATGTCATCGCTAACATCAACAACTGCCTCCCTTTCCG GACGTCCCTGGAGCAGCAGTGGCAGACACCGCCAGACCTCCGGAGCTCCCTGCTGAGGCCCCTGAATGAGCTCAAGAGCCATGGCTTTGATACCCTGCTCCAGAGCCTGTTTGGGGACCTGAAG CCGCTGTTCAAGAGGTTCACGCAGACCCGCTGGGCTGCCCCCCAGCAGACCCTGGAGGAAATTGTCTCCGCCGTGGCCGAGAGGATGCCTGAGTTCTCAGAGCTGCAGGACTGCTTCCGGGAG GAGCTCCTGGAGGCGGTCCACCTGCACCTGGTGAAGGAGTACATCGCCCGCCTCTGCAAGCGGCGCCTGGTCCTCAAGAcggcagagcagcagcagcagctggcggGGCACGTCCAGGCCAACGCCCAGCTCATCCAGCAGTTCTGCACCCAGAAT GGCTCCCCAGCCACCTGGCTGCACGACGCCCTCCCCAGGCTCGCAGAGATCATTCGCCTGCAAGACCCCAGTGCCATCAAGATTGAGGTGGCCAGCTACGCCACCTTGTACCCTGACTTCAG